The following proteins come from a genomic window of Megalops cyprinoides isolate fMegCyp1 chromosome 6, fMegCyp1.pri, whole genome shotgun sequence:
- the LOC118778953 gene encoding tumor necrosis factor receptor superfamily member 9-like, with product MWQVLGVLLLAVGFLGSVCGVEKGCQLWESGANGNVCCTLCRPGNRQVTRCGPDPKELCVPCEDETYTDVPGVSVCQSCTQCIGLQKVKQECTSSSNTVCDCQAGYRCGGTGCSFCYEECGKGQQPLPNRTCQVCPLGTFNDKIHSKCVPWSKSCPQSNQKIVKNGTAVSDIVCTPESTENKDGIEWTVAAIVGICLCLVIIVALGLLVTHMKSKKLKMTVEEAMPQTKDGLRLVVRQEECSFCFPQQEQGSSLESVASLESKQKLLVSV from the exons ATGTGGCAGGTCTTGGGAGTGCTCCTGCTTGCGGTGGGATTCCTGGGCAGTGTCTGCGGCGTGGAAAAGGGCTGTCAGCTTTGGGAGAGCGGGGCCAATGGGAATGTGTGCTGTACACTCTGCAGGCCAG GAAACCGCCAAGTAACAAGGTGTGGCCCGGACCCCAAAGAGCTGTGTGTCCCCTGTGAAGATGAAACCTACACTGATGTCCCGGGAGTGTCTGTCTGCCAAAGCTGCACCCAGTGCATAG GTTTGCAAAAGGTGAAACAAGAATGCACCAGCTCCTCGAACACTGTGTGCGACTGCCAGGCAGGGTACCGCTGCGGGGGCACCGGGTGCTCCTTCTGTTACGAGGAGTGTGGGAAGGGGCAGCAGCCTTTACCCAACA gGACCTGCCAGGTGTGTCCCCTGGGGACCTTCAATGACAAGATCCACAGCAAGTGTGTCCCATGGAGTAAAAG TTGTCCTCAGTCAAACCAGAAAATTGTGAAGAATGGCACCGCCGTCAGTGACATAGTTTGCACCCCCGAGTCGACGGAAAACAAAG ATGGAATCGAGTGGACGGTGGCAGCCATTGTGGGCATCTGTTTGTGCCTCGTTATCATAGTGGCGCTTGGCCTGCTCGTCACACACATGAAGAGCAAGAAGCTGAAGATGACCGTGGAGGAGGCCATGCCACAGACCAAAG ACGGCCTTAGGTTGGTGGTGAGGCAGGAGGAGTGCAGCTTCTGTTTCCCCCAGCAGGAGCAGGGAAGCAGCCTGGAGTCTGTGGCCTCCCTGGAATCCAAGCAGAAACTCCTGGTCTctgtgtga